From Cannabis sativa cultivar Pink pepper isolate KNU-18-1 chromosome 8, ASM2916894v1, whole genome shotgun sequence, a single genomic window includes:
- the LOC133030663 gene encoding uncharacterized protein LOC133030663, protein MEMIRPKAPSLRCVADLMFRNNRTWNRRFLEFLFGYELGSLISTIQINSFAEKDMLIWKNSDSGMFSVKGAYLCSQRTRFAEKKELWKWLWDSKIHPRQSMMLWRAIAGALPSADKYGGSNSCVCPFCGSDSESPLHIFVRSLINMDTSSRHYFLVWFASILETVWLWRNRLYHGSQVLISIGTMISDACKRFLEMRDIKKNHPEMGAVSISRQISPGVTSKMIVTDGSFKDGVFGGALVAIDCITNQWFIKTTSGKQDCAIAAELEAIKLALLWTKEKNWEGVSIFTDSQIVVNSLLKNSCPNWRFRSLFDSVAALKNTLVNCSCVFISRDLITFVDALAKEARSSSKEHLNCQGEGFPPVDPMNLFSV, encoded by the exons ATGGAGATGATTCGCCCTAAAGCTCCTTCTCTTCGGTGTGTGGCGGATTTGATGTTCAGAAACAACAGAACTTGGAACCGTAGGTTTCTTGAATTTCTGTTTGGTTATGAATTGGGGAGTCTGATTagtaccatccaaatcaactcTTTTGCTGAGAAAGACATGCTCATTTGGAAGAATTCGGATAGTGGTATGTTCTCGGTCAAGGGGGCATATTTATGCAGTCAAAGGACTCGGTTTGCCGAGAAAAAAGAGTTATGGAAGTGGTTATGGGATAGTAAGATACACCCCAGGCAAAGTATGATGCTGTGGCGTGCGATAGCTGGGGCACTTCCTTCAGCGGATAAATATGGGGGCAGTAACTCTTGTGTTTGCCCGTTCTGTGGGTCTGATTCTGAAAGCCCTCTCCATATTTTTGTGCGAT CATTGATCAATATGGACACTTCATCTAGACATTACTTTCTGGTTTGGTTTGCCTCAATTCTCGAAACTGTGTGGCTGTGGCGGAATAGATTGTATCATGGTTCCCAGGTGCTGATTTCGATCGGGACTATGATTTCTGATGCCTGCAAACGTTTTCTTGAGATGCGGGATATCAAGAAGAATCACCCTGAGATGGGAGCTGTCTCCATCTCTCGCCAGATATCTCCTGGAGTAACCTCGAAGATGATTGTGACGGATGGTTCTTTTAAAGATGGTGTTTTTGGGGGTGCTCTGGTGGCCATTGATTGTATCACTAATCAATGGTTTATCAAAACAACCTCAGGAAAACAGGACTGTGCTATTGCTGCTGAACTTGAAGCTATTAAATTAGCTTTACTCTGGACTAAGGAAAAGAATTGGGAAGGAGTGAGCATCTTCACTGACTCTCAAATTGTTGTGAACTCTCTTCTGAAGAACTCTTGCCCGAATTGGAGATTTAGATCTTTATTTGATTCTGTTGCTGCTTTGAAAAACACTTTAGTTAATTGTTCTTGTGTTTTTATTTCCCGAGATCTTATTACTTTTGTTGATGCTTTAGCAAAAGAAGCTAGAAGTTCCTCCAAGGAACATCTGAATTGTCAAGGGGAGGGATTTCCCCCTGTGGATCCCATGAACCTTTTCTCGGTTTAA